The following proteins are co-located in the Tiliqua scincoides isolate rTilSci1 chromosome 8, rTilSci1.hap2, whole genome shotgun sequence genome:
- the CLK3 gene encoding dual specificity protein kinase CLK3 isoform X1: MHHCKRYRSPEQEPYMSHRWKRRRSHSREHHEGRARYPPRRDLSRRSRSRRNQDFLRTSVVDLNWSSQDRMPYQRRYRDRADSDVYRFEERSPSFGEDYYSTRHSRHHRRSRDRERHRTRKRQHRCRKRRTRSCSSTSSRSQQSNKRSRSVEDDKEGHLVCRIGDWLQERYEIVGSLGEGTFGKVVECVDHARTSRLHLPTSLVPTCTTTATSSPAVSTSLSRREVMSATFAPGRGKSLVALKIIRNVGKYREAARLEINVLKKIKEKDKENKHLCVLMSDWFNFHGHMCIAFELLGKNTFEFLKENNFQPYPLPQIRHMAFQLCHALKFLHDNQLTHTDLKPENILFVNSEFDTLYNEKKNCEERCIRNTGIRVADFGSATFDHEHHTTIVATRHYRPPEVILELGWAQPCDVWSIGCILFEYYRGFTLFQTHENREHLVMMEKILGPIPQHMVRKTRKQKYFHKGNLVWDENTSDGRYVQENCKPLQTYMLQDSSEHAQLFNLMRQMLAFDPAHRITFAEAMLHPFFTGLSPEERRLSCRDSSRDLSR, encoded by the exons ATGCATCACTGTAAACGATACCGCTCCCCTGAGCAGGAGCCCTACATGAGCCACAGATGGAAGAGGAGGCGATCTCATAGCAGAGAGCATCATGAAGGAAGAGCACGATATCCACCTCGCCGGGACCTGTCAAGGAGATCACGGTCTAGAAG GAACCAGGACTTCTTGAGAACTAGTGTGGTTGACTTGAACTGGAGCAG CCAGGACAGAATGCCCTACCAGAGGAGGTACAGAGACAGAGCAGACAGTGACGTCTACAGATTTGAAGAGCGAAGCCCATCTTTTGGAGAGGACTATTACTCTACCCGTCACTCACGCCATCATCGGAGATCACGGGACAGAGAGCGTCACCGGACAAGGAAGCGCCAGCATCGCTGCCGGAAACGCAGGACCAGGTCTTGTAGCAGTACCTCCTCG AGAAGCCAACAGAGCAATAAGCGCAGCAGGAGCGTGGAAGATGACAAGGAAGGTCACCTGGTGTGCAGGATCGGCGATTGGCTCCAAGAGCGAT ATGAAATTGTGGGGAGCCTAGGTGAAGGTACATTTGGCAAAGTTGTGGAGTGCGTGGACCATGCCAG gacctcccggctacacttgcccacgtcgttggtgccgacatgcaccacaaccgctacctcctccccagcagtgtctaccagcctgtctagacgagaagtgatgtccgcaaccttcgcaccaggcag AGGCAAGTCTCTGGTAGCTTTGAAAATTATTCGCAATGTAGGCAAATATCGTGAGGCTGCCAGGCTAGAAATTAACGTgctaaagaaaataaaagaaaaagacaaggaAAATAAACA CTTGTGTGTCCTGATGTCAGACTGGTTCAACTTCCATGGCCATATGTGCATTGCTTTTGAACTCCTGGGCAAGAACACCTTTGAATTCCTGAAAGAGAATAACTTCCAGCCATACCCCCTTCCTCAGATTCGGCACATGGCCTTCCAACTCTGTCATGCCTTGAAGT TTCTACATGACAACCAGCTGACTCATACCGACCTCAAACCTGAAAACATCTTGTTTGTAAATTCAGAATTTGATACCTTGTACAATGAGAAAAAG AATTGTGAGGAGAGATGCATCAGGAACACAGGTATCCGGGTAGCAGACTTTGGGAGCGCCACGTTTGATCATGAGCATCACACCACCATTGTGGCTACTCGGCATTATCGCCCACCAGAGGTTATTTTGG AGCTGGGCTGGGCACAGCCATGTGATGTCTGGAGTATTGGTTGCATCCTCTTTGAATACTACCGTGGGTTCACACTGTTCCAG ACTCATGAGAATAGAGAGCATTTGGTGATGATGGAGAAAATCCTCGGACCAATCCCACAGCATATGGTCCGTAAAACACG GAAGCAAAAGTATTTTCACAAGGGAAACCTGGTGTGGGATGAGAATACATCTGATGGGAGATACGTCCAAGAAAATTGTAAACCACTACAG acATATATGCTGCAGGATTCTTCTGAGCATGCCCAGCTGTTCAATCTGATGAGGCAAATGTTAGCATTTGATCCAGCGCACCGGATCACGTTTGCTGAAGCTATGCTTCACCCATTCTTCACTGGCTTATCTCCAGAGGAAAGGCGGTTGAGTTGCCGTGATTCTAGCCGGGACCTTAGCAGATGA
- the CLK3 gene encoding dual specificity protein kinase CLK3 isoform X2 translates to MHHCKRYRSPEQEPYMSHRWKRRRSHSREHHEGRARYPPRRDLSRRSRSRSQDRMPYQRRYRDRADSDVYRFEERSPSFGEDYYSTRHSRHHRRSRDRERHRTRKRQHRCRKRRTRSCSSTSSRSQQSNKRSRSVEDDKEGHLVCRIGDWLQERYEIVGSLGEGTFGKVVECVDHARTSRLHLPTSLVPTCTTTATSSPAVSTSLSRREVMSATFAPGRGKSLVALKIIRNVGKYREAARLEINVLKKIKEKDKENKHLCVLMSDWFNFHGHMCIAFELLGKNTFEFLKENNFQPYPLPQIRHMAFQLCHALKFLHDNQLTHTDLKPENILFVNSEFDTLYNEKKNCEERCIRNTGIRVADFGSATFDHEHHTTIVATRHYRPPEVILELGWAQPCDVWSIGCILFEYYRGFTLFQTHENREHLVMMEKILGPIPQHMVRKTRKQKYFHKGNLVWDENTSDGRYVQENCKPLQTYMLQDSSEHAQLFNLMRQMLAFDPAHRITFAEAMLHPFFTGLSPEERRLSCRDSSRDLSR, encoded by the exons ATGCATCACTGTAAACGATACCGCTCCCCTGAGCAGGAGCCCTACATGAGCCACAGATGGAAGAGGAGGCGATCTCATAGCAGAGAGCATCATGAAGGAAGAGCACGATATCCACCTCGCCGGGACCTGTCAAGGAGATCACGGTCTAGAAG CCAGGACAGAATGCCCTACCAGAGGAGGTACAGAGACAGAGCAGACAGTGACGTCTACAGATTTGAAGAGCGAAGCCCATCTTTTGGAGAGGACTATTACTCTACCCGTCACTCACGCCATCATCGGAGATCACGGGACAGAGAGCGTCACCGGACAAGGAAGCGCCAGCATCGCTGCCGGAAACGCAGGACCAGGTCTTGTAGCAGTACCTCCTCG AGAAGCCAACAGAGCAATAAGCGCAGCAGGAGCGTGGAAGATGACAAGGAAGGTCACCTGGTGTGCAGGATCGGCGATTGGCTCCAAGAGCGAT ATGAAATTGTGGGGAGCCTAGGTGAAGGTACATTTGGCAAAGTTGTGGAGTGCGTGGACCATGCCAG gacctcccggctacacttgcccacgtcgttggtgccgacatgcaccacaaccgctacctcctccccagcagtgtctaccagcctgtctagacgagaagtgatgtccgcaaccttcgcaccaggcag AGGCAAGTCTCTGGTAGCTTTGAAAATTATTCGCAATGTAGGCAAATATCGTGAGGCTGCCAGGCTAGAAATTAACGTgctaaagaaaataaaagaaaaagacaaggaAAATAAACA CTTGTGTGTCCTGATGTCAGACTGGTTCAACTTCCATGGCCATATGTGCATTGCTTTTGAACTCCTGGGCAAGAACACCTTTGAATTCCTGAAAGAGAATAACTTCCAGCCATACCCCCTTCCTCAGATTCGGCACATGGCCTTCCAACTCTGTCATGCCTTGAAGT TTCTACATGACAACCAGCTGACTCATACCGACCTCAAACCTGAAAACATCTTGTTTGTAAATTCAGAATTTGATACCTTGTACAATGAGAAAAAG AATTGTGAGGAGAGATGCATCAGGAACACAGGTATCCGGGTAGCAGACTTTGGGAGCGCCACGTTTGATCATGAGCATCACACCACCATTGTGGCTACTCGGCATTATCGCCCACCAGAGGTTATTTTGG AGCTGGGCTGGGCACAGCCATGTGATGTCTGGAGTATTGGTTGCATCCTCTTTGAATACTACCGTGGGTTCACACTGTTCCAG ACTCATGAGAATAGAGAGCATTTGGTGATGATGGAGAAAATCCTCGGACCAATCCCACAGCATATGGTCCGTAAAACACG GAAGCAAAAGTATTTTCACAAGGGAAACCTGGTGTGGGATGAGAATACATCTGATGGGAGATACGTCCAAGAAAATTGTAAACCACTACAG acATATATGCTGCAGGATTCTTCTGAGCATGCCCAGCTGTTCAATCTGATGAGGCAAATGTTAGCATTTGATCCAGCGCACCGGATCACGTTTGCTGAAGCTATGCTTCACCCATTCTTCACTGGCTTATCTCCAGAGGAAAGGCGGTTGAGTTGCCGTGATTCTAGCCGGGACCTTAGCAGATGA
- the CLK3 gene encoding dual specificity protein kinase CLK3 isoform X3 translates to MHHCKRYRSPEQEPYMSHRWKRRRSHSREHHEGRARYPPRRDLSRRSRSRRNQDFLRTSVVDLNWSSQDRMPYQRRYRDRADSDVYRFEERSPSFGEDYYSTRHSRHHRRSRDRERHRTRKRQHRCRKRRTRSCSSTSSRSQQSNKRSRSVEDDKEGHLVCRIGDWLQERYEIVGSLGEGTFGKVVECVDHARGKSLVALKIIRNVGKYREAARLEINVLKKIKEKDKENKHLCVLMSDWFNFHGHMCIAFELLGKNTFEFLKENNFQPYPLPQIRHMAFQLCHALKFLHDNQLTHTDLKPENILFVNSEFDTLYNEKKNCEERCIRNTGIRVADFGSATFDHEHHTTIVATRHYRPPEVILELGWAQPCDVWSIGCILFEYYRGFTLFQTHENREHLVMMEKILGPIPQHMVRKTRKQKYFHKGNLVWDENTSDGRYVQENCKPLQTYMLQDSSEHAQLFNLMRQMLAFDPAHRITFAEAMLHPFFTGLSPEERRLSCRDSSRDLSR, encoded by the exons ATGCATCACTGTAAACGATACCGCTCCCCTGAGCAGGAGCCCTACATGAGCCACAGATGGAAGAGGAGGCGATCTCATAGCAGAGAGCATCATGAAGGAAGAGCACGATATCCACCTCGCCGGGACCTGTCAAGGAGATCACGGTCTAGAAG GAACCAGGACTTCTTGAGAACTAGTGTGGTTGACTTGAACTGGAGCAG CCAGGACAGAATGCCCTACCAGAGGAGGTACAGAGACAGAGCAGACAGTGACGTCTACAGATTTGAAGAGCGAAGCCCATCTTTTGGAGAGGACTATTACTCTACCCGTCACTCACGCCATCATCGGAGATCACGGGACAGAGAGCGTCACCGGACAAGGAAGCGCCAGCATCGCTGCCGGAAACGCAGGACCAGGTCTTGTAGCAGTACCTCCTCG AGAAGCCAACAGAGCAATAAGCGCAGCAGGAGCGTGGAAGATGACAAGGAAGGTCACCTGGTGTGCAGGATCGGCGATTGGCTCCAAGAGCGAT ATGAAATTGTGGGGAGCCTAGGTGAAGGTACATTTGGCAAAGTTGTGGAGTGCGTGGACCATGCCAG AGGCAAGTCTCTGGTAGCTTTGAAAATTATTCGCAATGTAGGCAAATATCGTGAGGCTGCCAGGCTAGAAATTAACGTgctaaagaaaataaaagaaaaagacaaggaAAATAAACA CTTGTGTGTCCTGATGTCAGACTGGTTCAACTTCCATGGCCATATGTGCATTGCTTTTGAACTCCTGGGCAAGAACACCTTTGAATTCCTGAAAGAGAATAACTTCCAGCCATACCCCCTTCCTCAGATTCGGCACATGGCCTTCCAACTCTGTCATGCCTTGAAGT TTCTACATGACAACCAGCTGACTCATACCGACCTCAAACCTGAAAACATCTTGTTTGTAAATTCAGAATTTGATACCTTGTACAATGAGAAAAAG AATTGTGAGGAGAGATGCATCAGGAACACAGGTATCCGGGTAGCAGACTTTGGGAGCGCCACGTTTGATCATGAGCATCACACCACCATTGTGGCTACTCGGCATTATCGCCCACCAGAGGTTATTTTGG AGCTGGGCTGGGCACAGCCATGTGATGTCTGGAGTATTGGTTGCATCCTCTTTGAATACTACCGTGGGTTCACACTGTTCCAG ACTCATGAGAATAGAGAGCATTTGGTGATGATGGAGAAAATCCTCGGACCAATCCCACAGCATATGGTCCGTAAAACACG GAAGCAAAAGTATTTTCACAAGGGAAACCTGGTGTGGGATGAGAATACATCTGATGGGAGATACGTCCAAGAAAATTGTAAACCACTACAG acATATATGCTGCAGGATTCTTCTGAGCATGCCCAGCTGTTCAATCTGATGAGGCAAATGTTAGCATTTGATCCAGCGCACCGGATCACGTTTGCTGAAGCTATGCTTCACCCATTCTTCACTGGCTTATCTCCAGAGGAAAGGCGGTTGAGTTGCCGTGATTCTAGCCGGGACCTTAGCAGATGA
- the CLK3 gene encoding dual specificity protein kinase CLK3 isoform X4: MHHCKRYRSPEQEPYMSHRWKRRRSHSREHHEGRARYPPRRDLSRRSRSRSQDRMPYQRRYRDRADSDVYRFEERSPSFGEDYYSTRHSRHHRRSRDRERHRTRKRQHRCRKRRTRSCSSTSSRSQQSNKRSRSVEDDKEGHLVCRIGDWLQERYEIVGSLGEGTFGKVVECVDHARGKSLVALKIIRNVGKYREAARLEINVLKKIKEKDKENKHLCVLMSDWFNFHGHMCIAFELLGKNTFEFLKENNFQPYPLPQIRHMAFQLCHALKFLHDNQLTHTDLKPENILFVNSEFDTLYNEKKNCEERCIRNTGIRVADFGSATFDHEHHTTIVATRHYRPPEVILELGWAQPCDVWSIGCILFEYYRGFTLFQTHENREHLVMMEKILGPIPQHMVRKTRKQKYFHKGNLVWDENTSDGRYVQENCKPLQTYMLQDSSEHAQLFNLMRQMLAFDPAHRITFAEAMLHPFFTGLSPEERRLSCRDSSRDLSR, from the exons ATGCATCACTGTAAACGATACCGCTCCCCTGAGCAGGAGCCCTACATGAGCCACAGATGGAAGAGGAGGCGATCTCATAGCAGAGAGCATCATGAAGGAAGAGCACGATATCCACCTCGCCGGGACCTGTCAAGGAGATCACGGTCTAGAAG CCAGGACAGAATGCCCTACCAGAGGAGGTACAGAGACAGAGCAGACAGTGACGTCTACAGATTTGAAGAGCGAAGCCCATCTTTTGGAGAGGACTATTACTCTACCCGTCACTCACGCCATCATCGGAGATCACGGGACAGAGAGCGTCACCGGACAAGGAAGCGCCAGCATCGCTGCCGGAAACGCAGGACCAGGTCTTGTAGCAGTACCTCCTCG AGAAGCCAACAGAGCAATAAGCGCAGCAGGAGCGTGGAAGATGACAAGGAAGGTCACCTGGTGTGCAGGATCGGCGATTGGCTCCAAGAGCGAT ATGAAATTGTGGGGAGCCTAGGTGAAGGTACATTTGGCAAAGTTGTGGAGTGCGTGGACCATGCCAG AGGCAAGTCTCTGGTAGCTTTGAAAATTATTCGCAATGTAGGCAAATATCGTGAGGCTGCCAGGCTAGAAATTAACGTgctaaagaaaataaaagaaaaagacaaggaAAATAAACA CTTGTGTGTCCTGATGTCAGACTGGTTCAACTTCCATGGCCATATGTGCATTGCTTTTGAACTCCTGGGCAAGAACACCTTTGAATTCCTGAAAGAGAATAACTTCCAGCCATACCCCCTTCCTCAGATTCGGCACATGGCCTTCCAACTCTGTCATGCCTTGAAGT TTCTACATGACAACCAGCTGACTCATACCGACCTCAAACCTGAAAACATCTTGTTTGTAAATTCAGAATTTGATACCTTGTACAATGAGAAAAAG AATTGTGAGGAGAGATGCATCAGGAACACAGGTATCCGGGTAGCAGACTTTGGGAGCGCCACGTTTGATCATGAGCATCACACCACCATTGTGGCTACTCGGCATTATCGCCCACCAGAGGTTATTTTGG AGCTGGGCTGGGCACAGCCATGTGATGTCTGGAGTATTGGTTGCATCCTCTTTGAATACTACCGTGGGTTCACACTGTTCCAG ACTCATGAGAATAGAGAGCATTTGGTGATGATGGAGAAAATCCTCGGACCAATCCCACAGCATATGGTCCGTAAAACACG GAAGCAAAAGTATTTTCACAAGGGAAACCTGGTGTGGGATGAGAATACATCTGATGGGAGATACGTCCAAGAAAATTGTAAACCACTACAG acATATATGCTGCAGGATTCTTCTGAGCATGCCCAGCTGTTCAATCTGATGAGGCAAATGTTAGCATTTGATCCAGCGCACCGGATCACGTTTGCTGAAGCTATGCTTCACCCATTCTTCACTGGCTTATCTCCAGAGGAAAGGCGGTTGAGTTGCCGTGATTCTAGCCGGGACCTTAGCAGATGA
- the CLK3 gene encoding dual specificity protein kinase CLK3 isoform X5, producing the protein MSDWFNFHGHMCIAFELLGKNTFEFLKENNFQPYPLPQIRHMAFQLCHALKFLHDNQLTHTDLKPENILFVNSEFDTLYNEKKNCEERCIRNTGIRVADFGSATFDHEHHTTIVATRHYRPPEVILELGWAQPCDVWSIGCILFEYYRGFTLFQTHENREHLVMMEKILGPIPQHMVRKTRKQKYFHKGNLVWDENTSDGRYVQENCKPLQTYMLQDSSEHAQLFNLMRQMLAFDPAHRITFAEAMLHPFFTGLSPEERRLSCRDSSRDLSR; encoded by the exons ATGTCAGACTGGTTCAACTTCCATGGCCATATGTGCATTGCTTTTGAACTCCTGGGCAAGAACACCTTTGAATTCCTGAAAGAGAATAACTTCCAGCCATACCCCCTTCCTCAGATTCGGCACATGGCCTTCCAACTCTGTCATGCCTTGAAGT TTCTACATGACAACCAGCTGACTCATACCGACCTCAAACCTGAAAACATCTTGTTTGTAAATTCAGAATTTGATACCTTGTACAATGAGAAAAAG AATTGTGAGGAGAGATGCATCAGGAACACAGGTATCCGGGTAGCAGACTTTGGGAGCGCCACGTTTGATCATGAGCATCACACCACCATTGTGGCTACTCGGCATTATCGCCCACCAGAGGTTATTTTGG AGCTGGGCTGGGCACAGCCATGTGATGTCTGGAGTATTGGTTGCATCCTCTTTGAATACTACCGTGGGTTCACACTGTTCCAG ACTCATGAGAATAGAGAGCATTTGGTGATGATGGAGAAAATCCTCGGACCAATCCCACAGCATATGGTCCGTAAAACACG GAAGCAAAAGTATTTTCACAAGGGAAACCTGGTGTGGGATGAGAATACATCTGATGGGAGATACGTCCAAGAAAATTGTAAACCACTACAG acATATATGCTGCAGGATTCTTCTGAGCATGCCCAGCTGTTCAATCTGATGAGGCAAATGTTAGCATTTGATCCAGCGCACCGGATCACGTTTGCTGAAGCTATGCTTCACCCATTCTTCACTGGCTTATCTCCAGAGGAAAGGCGGTTGAGTTGCCGTGATTCTAGCCGGGACCTTAGCAGATGA